In the genome of Maribacter forsetii DSM 18668, the window TATAACGATCATCTAAACCATAAATAGTGGTGTTGAACTGATCGTGAGAACGAATGGTCATTAACATGTACTCGTCTTTTGCCAATTTATGTTCTGGTAATTTATTAATGGTAAATTGAGCCTTTCCATTGGGTAACATGCTAAAGTCTAGTTCACGTACATTATTTGGTAAGTAGTAACCAGCACCAACTGAACGTTCTTCTGTTTTGTTGAAACCTTTAGCTACTTGATCTATTTGGGTTCTTATAAGCTCATAATCTGCGCCTAAAGCTTTCCAATTCATAGGATGGCCTTCTCCAAAGTAAGCATGTCCCATATTGGCAATAATCTCCGGCTCGCTCATGATAGTGTCAGAAGCGGGTTTTAGAATTCCTTTAGAGCGTTTTACGCGACCCATACTATTTTCAACAGTAAAATGACGTGGTTTACCATCTTTCATGTCTTTCTCTGATCTACCAATAGTAGGTAGAATAAGAGCTGTTTTACCGGTAATTAAATGTGTTCTGTTCAGTTTTGTACTGATCTGTACCGTAAGGTCACAGTTTTGAATACCTTTTGCAGTATACTCGGTATCTGATGCTGCCATTAAAAAGTTACCGCCTAAACACATAAATACTTTTGCCTTGCCTTCATACATGGCTTTTAGGGTACCTACAACGTCAACACCTTCGTGATCTGGTGGTGTAAAACCTAAGTGTTCTTTAATACGTTCGTTCATTGCCTTATCAACAAAATGCTGAATACCAACACTGCGGTCTCCTTGTACGTTACTATGCCCACGAACTGGGCAGGTACCGGTATTTGGTTTGCCTATGGCTCCTTTAAGTAAAAGAAGATTAATGAACTCTCTAATATTTTCTACACCATTTTTATGTTGGGTCAGTCCCATTGCCCAACACACTATAATTTTAGATTTGTTAGCTAGTAATGCTACGGTTTCATCTATTTTTTCTTCAGATACGCCTGTTTGTGCCAGTAGTTCTTCTGAGTTGTAATTTTTTAAATCGGAAATTAAAGACTCATATCCATCGGTATATTTTTCAATGAATGCATGGTCAAAGACATCATTTGATTTTTCTTCTAACACGACTAGTTTTTTCAACATCAATTTCACCAAAGGGATGTCTTGGTTAATGTTGACGGGCAAGTGAATGTCTGCCATGTCTTCACCACCACCGATCCATCCACCAACATGCTGTGGATTTTTAAAATTTAGGAGACCAGATTCTTCAAGTGGATTAATGCTGATAACCTTACCGCCGTTCTGCTTACATTTTTCTAAAGCAGATAACATTCTTGGATGGTTAGTACCGGGATTTTGACCAGCTATCAAAATAACCTCGGCTTCGTAAAGATCTTCCAAAGTTGTGGACCCTTTTCCTATGCCTAAAGTTTCGCCCAATGCAACACCGCTACTTTCATGGCACATATTAGAGCAGTCTGGTAAATTGTTGGTACCTAGTGCACGTGCAAACATTCCGTATATAAAAGCTGCTTCATTACTTGATCTACCAGAGGTGTAGAAAATTGCCTCATCTGGATTGTTCAATTTTTTTAATTCAGATGCTATTAAATCAAAAGCTGCTTGCCAAGAAATGGGTTCGTAATGAATGCTACCTGGTTTTAAAACCATAGGTTCTACCAAACGACCAAATTTATTTAATTCGTAATCGGTTAGTTTAGATAATTCTTCAACTGAATGTTTTTGAAAGAAACTTGCGCCAATTTTTTCTGTAGTAGCTTCATCACCTAAGGCTTTTGCTCCGTTTTCGCAATATTCTGCAACAGGTGATGGATGTTCTGGATCTGGCCATGCACAACTAGGGCAATCAAAACCATCTTTTTGGTTCATGCTTAATAATGTGCGCATGGATCGTAGAACGCCCATTTCTTTAAAAGTATGCTTTAAAGCTTCACGAACACCCAAATACCCTGCAGCATGGGTTATGGGCTCTTTTATTTCAATATCAAGAAATTCTTCAGATCCTCTAAAAGAGACGTTACGTTCGTTTTTTGCATTCATACTCTAAACTTAGTAAATGTAGAAGTAACGATTATAATCATTTCTATTAAAACTGTAATCTAAACGATTAAAACAAGACACTTTAACTCAACTTTGGGTTTGGGTAATTGTCAGACTGATCTTCTATAGTATTATCCAAACAAGTAAAATCTTTTTCTAATAATAGATAAAGATTATTTCCTGAAGTTGTTTTCATAGTATGGTCATAAGTAATAATATCGTTACTAAACCAAACCTTACCATCTGTTTGCGGCATTTCTAAAACTACCGCATTGTTTTTAAAACTAACTTGAAGGTGGTCAATATCTTTTTTTAATACCACGCCGTAATTGAATTGTGCAGGGCCAAAATTAGTTTTATCAAATATTTCTCCTTCTTGAGATAGCGATTTTACTTCTGTTTGGGTTAGTCGAAACCGAACGGAATCACCTTTTATTCTAATTTTCATAGCTATAAATTGAGTTCACAACAAAAATAGACCATCTGACAACAAAATATAAGGGGTTGACATCAATTTGTTTTTAATATTTAACCTTACCTGTACATTTACATTGTTCTTAAAAACGAATTAAAATTTTTTCATTTTCATATAGTGTTCTCGTAAAAGAGTCCGGTCTGTCAAGGTTGGACTCTTTTTAGTTTAGGTCATTTTTGAACATAAAAAAACCCATTAAATGAATATTTAATGGGTCTTATTTCATACTAACGAAAATCTTATTTCCAAATAGGAGCAGGGTATTTACCTGAATCCGATTTTTCTTTTAAGCTGTTCATTGCTTTTTCTTTATCACTTGCATAAGTTACACCAAACCAATCTCCACCAGAAGGAATACATTTCACTTCAATTTCATTTGCCTGTAACATTTCTTGTATCATTAGAGGAATATATAACTCGCTATTTGCTATGCGGTCTTCGTCTTTCAAGAATATTCTAAATTCAGATTCGATCTTATCAAAGATAGATGGTCTACAAACCCAAAAATTCATACTAGCTTGTTCGTCACCGGTAAATTCTAGATTGGTATCTTCATCTACAATGCTATTTTCTTTTTGTACAAGTTTAAGTCGCTCTTGTACAGAAACCAGATTGTCGCCATTTACTTCACAAACACCTCTTGATACTGAGCCGTGTTCAGACAACGTATCTTTTAGTGTATAACCTAAAAGTGCATATGCGCTATCATCGGTTTTCATGAAATCAGCTGCTTTTTTATAAGCAGATTGTCCATAAAAATCATCGGCATTAATTACAACAAATGGTCCGTTAATTACTTTTCTTGCTGTCCATACTGCATGAGCGGTACCCCAAGGTTTCTTGCGCTCACCAGTGAAAGTAACTCCATCAGGTAAATCTGTAAGTTCTTGTGCAAGAACATTTAGTTTTATATTGCTTGGTATTCTTTTAGAAAGGTGCTCCTCTAAAAAAGAAACGTTCTCTTTTTTTGTGATAACTACAATTTGTTCAAAATTATTCTGAATGGCATCGTAAATGGCAAACTCCATTAAAAACTCACCATTAGGTCCTAAATCATCAAACTGTTTTAGCTTTCCATATCTACTACCGCTACCGGCAGCCATTAAAAGTAATGTCATAATTTTCTGTATTTACCGGGTAAAAATAGGGAATGTGTTTAAAATTCGTACAATTTATTGGTTGTAACATCTATAAACTTGATAATTATTTAATATGTATCGGTAACTTTTTATAAATTCAATGTTCATAAACTACACAACTAAATGGCCACAAGAAGAAATTTTATTAGAAGTACATCATTGGCAGGTATGGGACTATTTGCAGTGCCAGGTTTTGCACATAATAGTTTTAGCGCTGCAGATAAATTGAATGTTGGTTTAATTGGTGTAGGGTTGAGAGGAACCAACCATTTGCAGAATTTATTGCTTAGAAAAGATGTAAATGTCACTGCAATTTGTGATGTGGACGAAGAGAGAATAAAAATTGCCAATAAACATATAGCTGATGCAAAGGGCAAGCGTCCAAAAGTATTTGGTGCAAATGAACATGATTATAAGAATCTATTGGCTTTACAAGAGGTTGACGCCGTAATCATTGCTACACCTTGGTTATGGCACACACGCATGACGGTAGATGCTATGGAAGCGGGTAAATATGCAGGAGTAGAGGTTTCTGCCTCTAATACGCTAGAAGAGTGTTGGGATTTGGTAAATACCCATGAGCGCACCGGTACGCATATGATGATCTTAGAAAATGTGAATTACCGTAGAGATGTGTTAGCGGTGTTGAATATGGTGAAACAAAACGTATTTGGTGAAATGGTGCATTACAGATGTGGCTATCAGCACGATTTACGACACGTAAAATTCAATGATGGTAAAACGGCTTATGGTAAGGGTGTTGAATTTGGTGAAAAAGGAATATCGGAATCTAAATGGCGTACAGAGCATTCCGTAAAAAGAAATGCAGATGTATACCCAACTCATGGTTTGGGTCCTGTAGCCGTAATGGCAGATGTTAATCGCGGTAATCGGTTTATGTCAATGACCTCGCATGCATCAAAAAGTATTGGGCTACACAATTACATTGTAAAAGAAGGAGGAGAAGAGCACCCTAATGCAAAAGTAAAGTTTAAGCAGGGCGATGTAATTACTTCAACCATTAATACCGCAAATGGAGAAACCATTATTATTACCCATGATTGTAACCTACCTAGACCTTATTCTTTAGGATTTCGTGCGCAAGGTGCAAACGGACTCTGGGAAGTTGATGGTAGCAGAATTTATGTGGAAGGGAAATCTGAACCACATCAATGGGATGATGCGCAATCTTGGTTAGATACATATGACCACCCGCTCTGGGAAAAATACGGGGAATATGCATTAAATGCAGGGCATGGCGGAATGGACTTTTTTGTATTGAACTCCTTCGTAGAATCTGCTAAGCAGAATATTGCTCCACCTTTAGATGCTTATGATGCTGCGGCATGGAGTGCGGTAACACCGCTTTCAGAAGTTTCTATTGCCAATAACGGTGAGCCTCAGGATTTTCCAGATTTTACTCGAGGCCTTTGGATGAAAAGAAAACCTTATGAATGGATGAAGGAAACGTTTTAGCTTTTAGCTTGCCTTGGCGTCGTTCAAAGAATTTTTGTTTTCGTAGTTGTCTTTGGCAATCGTTAATTTTACTTTTTTTCTTAGAGAATTACGGGTAATTTTTCGCTCTCTGTCTGTTCTGAAACTGTTAGCTTTAAGTATATCTGGAGCAAAGGAAATTGCTAAAATAAGAGCGCCTAAACCAAGTAAAGTTATTGGATTTATAAAGTAATCGCTAAACGAAAATATCCCTATAATCAACAAGGTGGAAAAAGGTAGGGAGCATGCCAAAATATTCAATCCGAAGTTAACATCGAAAGTTGGGTTGGGTTGTTTATCTTTCCCCTCCATTGACTGTATGGCACTCATATGTGCAAATGGCCAAAAGCTACAGGCACTTTGAGGAAATACAACTAATAATAATATCATTGCCGGTGTCAATGCAGGTATGGCATATGCAAAAAGACCGCTCAATAAAAAGGCAAGTCCCATTCTACGAAACAGCATAGAAATGATCAGTTTGAACTCTCCTTTATTGATTCTAACCGCCATACCAATAAATAGTAGTACTAACGGTGTCATTAGATCTTTAATGCTCAACGCTGTATTTTGAAAAAATGATGGTAGTGAAGAGAGGTTTAGTCCAAAGCCTAACATCAATAAACCTACTACGATTACAATATTTATAGGTTCATTGATCAATGATATAAATAGACCTTTTAACTTGGCAGAAGAAGATTCTTGTTTTTCTATAACAGCGTTTTTTCTATACCAGTGCATGGCTAACATATAAAGTAAAATCAAAACAAATATTTTATTTCCAATATCTGCGAGTGCGGCCAGTGCCAAAGTGTCGTCACCTAAGTAAGTTACAATAAATGGAAAACAGGAAAGACCGGGTGCGGTAGATGGTAAAAGCATCATCAAGGTCCGTTTTTTACTTTTTTCTTCTTTGTGTAATGATGCTGCCAAAAAGTATTTGGTTGCCAATAACATGAGAAGGTTAAATGTTAAGGCTGCTAGCGGAAAAACCAATAAGGTTCCGTTAAGTTCTATTTTTAAAAGGGCTACAAAAATAGTCGCTGGTAGGGCCACACTTAAAATAAGGACCTTAACACCTTTTAAATCTTGCTTTGCAACCTTCTTTTGTAATAACACCCCAATGCCAATTATAAGAATTAACTCAAGGGTTTTTTGTAATGCAAAATCCATTTTTTGGTAGGTTTCGTTAATGAAGTTCTCAGTGCTGTATCTATAATTAGTCCGAAGGAGTTGAATTCAAGGTAGTTGTGTCAAGGCAATTCTTCTCTCTCTTCAACTCCGGGACTAATTCTAACTTAAACGAGCACTTTTTCAAGTGCGGTCGTAAATAACTTCATCTCATCCATAGTACCCATACTAACTCGACACCAGTTTTTTCCGTAGATTTCAAAAGCTCGTACACCAACACCTTCCGCAGTCATTTTTTCTAAAAACGGCTTTCCGTCCATTTGTATGGGGAAGATGATAAAACTGGTAGACGAGGGCACATATTCAAAACCTAGGCGATCAAGGTTTTCATAAACATATTCCCTACATTCTTTGTTCAGTTTTCTAGATTTGTCTTTAAAGACAGTGTCATCCATACTTGCCATTGCGGCATATACTGATGGTAAGGAAATACCCATGCCGCCACGGGTGATTTTTTGTATAATATTTAATGTTTCCGGTTGGGCAACTACATAGCCGACACGTAAACCTGCCATACCTTGTATTTTAGAGAACGTACGCGCAATGATTACATTTTTACCTTGGTTGATAAGTGATACCATACTCTTTTTAGCTGCATCGTCTAAAAAACCTAAATATGCCTCATCAACAAAAATTGGAGTCTTTTCAGATACACGAGAACAGAAATCAATCAGTTCTGTATGGTCGGTCATACTACCTGTTGGGTTATTTGGGTTACAGATGTATACTAATTTAGTCTCGTCATCAACAGCAGCTTCCATCGCTGCTAAATCATGAGACCAATCTTTTTTTAGAGGAATCGGTTTCCATGTTGCTCCTGTTGCTTCTGCAACTTTGATTAGCGACATGTATGCTGGGTCTGCAGAAACAATGTTCCCTCCATTTTGGAAGAATACCATCGCTGTTTTCTCCAATAGATCGGAAGACCCAGGTCCCATCATAATATTCTCTTGCTTTACACCCTCTTCTACAGCGATCTTATCCATAAGTTGATACAACTCTTTCCAAGCATATCTGTTCCCTTTTGGTGCATATTCCTGCATTGCAGAGACAGCCATTGGTGAGGGTCCGTATGGATTTTCGTTCGCATTCAGTTTTGCTGCAAGCTCTAAAGGTTTCGTTGGTGAATAGGGTAGGTACTCTTTAAAAAACGGAGTGTAAGGTATATTTCCTTTCGCATCTACTGTTATAGGTTGCGACGGGAACGCACCATAGGTTAAATAAGGTGCTGCCATTACACCTGCTGCGGTAAGTACTCCTTTTTTAAGCCAATCTCTTCTGTTTACTGATGTTTTCATATGTGTTTAAGTTTGAAATGTTGTAATAAGACTGTTTTTATACATCATAAAAAGGAGATAGAAATACGACCTTTTTGTTTGTGTAAAGTCACTGTTTTTGTGCCGATAATTGTTGATGTTTCTGATTAAACAATATTATCGAATGTTCAAGAATTATGGAAATACCTATTATATATAAGGATAGGTATAGGGGGTGGTCATGGTTGTTTTTATTGTGGAATTGATAGTTTTTAACCTCAATTATACCTGTAAATTCAATTTTAAATAATTGATTAATTGAAATATGTCAAATTGGTAATATTTGGGTTAAAGGTGCTTTTTATGTAATCAATAATTTGATTACATAAAAATAAACAAAACCTCAATTATTGGCTTTTTTATTGTCATATTAATACGAAAAATTAGATAACTATAAATTATTTTTGTTAAAATAGTGTAAAAGCCTACAATTGTTCAATTAAAATTTAGCTTTTATTGAAATAGCCATTTAAACCATTAGCACAGATGAGAAACAAATTAGATCAGGTTGATTTTAATATTTTAAACATTTTAGCTGAAAATGCACAAACACCATATACGGATGTAGCCAAGAAATTGATTGTGTCTCCGGGAACGGTACATATGCGAATGCGAAAGATGAGAGAAATGGGATTAATTACTGGCGCTACTTTAAGTTTAGACTATGCTAAAATGGGTTGGAAAATGACTATTTTCTTAGGTATTTTTTTAAGTGAAATAAGTCTTTTCAAAAAAGTTATGGCGAGGTTGAACGAGATTGAAGAAGTAGTGAAAATACACCACGTAACCGGAAAATACGATGTATTCATAAAGATGCATGCAAGAGATAGCTTTCACTACAAGCAGGTGTATCAAGATGAAATTCTTAGCATTTCTGGAATACGTGGTATAGAATCTTTTATTTCTATAGAAGAGAATTTAGAACGCCATATTCAATTCGTAGAGGTTGAAGAAGATTAATTACAGCAGTTTCATTTCTTTTGGACTCCAATTTACAGGTTGTTTTCTAGAATAACTTTCGTTTGCCAAAAGTGCTGCGCCTGCAGCTCTTAATCCGAATTTTGGGTCTTGTATTACTTTTCCGTTATCTCTAATACTGGTGAAAAAATTATAGAAATGATCATAATGAGCTCCTTTATAATCTCTTGGTGCTTTCCAGGTTGTTGTGCCAGTCGCCAAGCTGCCAG includes:
- a CDS encoding FdhF/YdeP family oxidoreductase, producing the protein MNAKNERNVSFRGSEEFLDIEIKEPITHAAGYLGVREALKHTFKEMGVLRSMRTLLSMNQKDGFDCPSCAWPDPEHPSPVAEYCENGAKALGDEATTEKIGASFFQKHSVEELSKLTDYELNKFGRLVEPMVLKPGSIHYEPISWQAAFDLIASELKKLNNPDEAIFYTSGRSSNEAAFIYGMFARALGTNNLPDCSNMCHESSGVALGETLGIGKGSTTLEDLYEAEVILIAGQNPGTNHPRMLSALEKCKQNGGKVISINPLEESGLLNFKNPQHVGGWIGGGEDMADIHLPVNINQDIPLVKLMLKKLVVLEEKSNDVFDHAFIEKYTDGYESLISDLKNYNSEELLAQTGVSEEKIDETVALLANKSKIIVCWAMGLTQHKNGVENIREFINLLLLKGAIGKPNTGTCPVRGHSNVQGDRSVGIQHFVDKAMNERIKEHLGFTPPDHEGVDVVGTLKAMYEGKAKVFMCLGGNFLMAASDTEYTAKGIQNCDLTVQISTKLNRTHLITGKTALILPTIGRSEKDMKDGKPRHFTVENSMGRVKRSKGILKPASDTIMSEPEIIANMGHAYFGEGHPMNWKALGADYELIRTQIDQVAKGFNKTEERSVGAGYYLPNNVRELDFSMLPNGKAQFTINKLPEHKLAKDEYMLMTIRSHDQFNTTIYGLDDRYRGVYNARRIIFMNIDDMKAVGLNKLDVVDITSTYDEIIRTAHNFKVVPYNIPSGNLASYFPETNVLVPYNHFADRSKTPISKSVKVRLVKK
- a CDS encoding DUF7009 family protein, with amino-acid sequence MKIRIKGDSVRFRLTQTEVKSLSQEGEIFDKTNFGPAQFNYGVVLKKDIDHLQVSFKNNAVVLEMPQTDGKVWFSNDIITYDHTMKTTSGNNLYLLLEKDFTCLDNTIEDQSDNYPNPKLS
- a CDS encoding nucleotidyltransferase family protein, translating into MTLLLMAAGSGSRYGKLKQFDDLGPNGEFLMEFAIYDAIQNNFEQIVVITKKENVSFLEEHLSKRIPSNIKLNVLAQELTDLPDGVTFTGERKKPWGTAHAVWTARKVINGPFVVINADDFYGQSAYKKAADFMKTDDSAYALLGYTLKDTLSEHGSVSRGVCEVNGDNLVSVQERLKLVQKENSIVDEDTNLEFTGDEQASMNFWVCRPSIFDKIESEFRIFLKDEDRIANSELYIPLMIQEMLQANEIEVKCIPSGGDWFGVTYASDKEKAMNSLKEKSDSGKYPAPIWK
- a CDS encoding Gfo/Idh/MocA family protein, whose amino-acid sequence is MATRRNFIRSTSLAGMGLFAVPGFAHNSFSAADKLNVGLIGVGLRGTNHLQNLLLRKDVNVTAICDVDEERIKIANKHIADAKGKRPKVFGANEHDYKNLLALQEVDAVIIATPWLWHTRMTVDAMEAGKYAGVEVSASNTLEECWDLVNTHERTGTHMMILENVNYRRDVLAVLNMVKQNVFGEMVHYRCGYQHDLRHVKFNDGKTAYGKGVEFGEKGISESKWRTEHSVKRNADVYPTHGLGPVAVMADVNRGNRFMSMTSHASKSIGLHNYIVKEGGEEHPNAKVKFKQGDVITSTINTANGETIIITHDCNLPRPYSLGFRAQGANGLWEVDGSRIYVEGKSEPHQWDDAQSWLDTYDHPLWEKYGEYALNAGHGGMDFFVLNSFVESAKQNIAPPLDAYDAAAWSAVTPLSEVSIANNGEPQDFPDFTRGLWMKRKPYEWMKETF
- a CDS encoding AEC family transporter; the encoded protein is MDFALQKTLELILIIGIGVLLQKKVAKQDLKGVKVLILSVALPATIFVALLKIELNGTLLVFPLAALTFNLLMLLATKYFLAASLHKEEKSKKRTLMMLLPSTAPGLSCFPFIVTYLGDDTLALAALADIGNKIFVLILLYMLAMHWYRKNAVIEKQESSSAKLKGLFISLINEPINIVIVVGLLMLGFGLNLSSLPSFFQNTALSIKDLMTPLVLLFIGMAVRINKGEFKLIISMLFRRMGLAFLLSGLFAYAIPALTPAMILLLVVFPQSACSFWPFAHMSAIQSMEGKDKQPNPTFDVNFGLNILACSLPFSTLLIIGIFSFSDYFINPITLLGLGALILAISFAPDILKANSFRTDRERKITRNSLRKKVKLTIAKDNYENKNSLNDAKAS
- a CDS encoding pyridoxal phosphate-dependent aminotransferase; translated protein: MKTSVNRRDWLKKGVLTAAGVMAAPYLTYGAFPSQPITVDAKGNIPYTPFFKEYLPYSPTKPLELAAKLNANENPYGPSPMAVSAMQEYAPKGNRYAWKELYQLMDKIAVEEGVKQENIMMGPGSSDLLEKTAMVFFQNGGNIVSADPAYMSLIKVAEATGATWKPIPLKKDWSHDLAAMEAAVDDETKLVYICNPNNPTGSMTDHTELIDFCSRVSEKTPIFVDEAYLGFLDDAAKKSMVSLINQGKNVIIARTFSKIQGMAGLRVGYVVAQPETLNIIQKITRGGMGISLPSVYAAMASMDDTVFKDKSRKLNKECREYVYENLDRLGFEYVPSSTSFIIFPIQMDGKPFLEKMTAEGVGVRAFEIYGKNWCRVSMGTMDEMKLFTTALEKVLV
- a CDS encoding Lrp/AsnC family transcriptional regulator is translated as MRNKLDQVDFNILNILAENAQTPYTDVAKKLIVSPGTVHMRMRKMREMGLITGATLSLDYAKMGWKMTIFLGIFLSEISLFKKVMARLNEIEEVVKIHHVTGKYDVFIKMHARDSFHYKQVYQDEILSISGIRGIESFISIEENLERHIQFVEVEED